The sequence below is a genomic window from Tenacibaculum tangerinum.
AAGCTTTGGAATTTCAAAAGTATATACCAAAGAAGAATTACTTCCTGCCATTGAAAAAGCGTACGAAGAAGACACTGAAATATTAATTGAAAGCTTTTTAGATGGAACTGAGGTTTCTGTTGGAGTAATTCAATACAAAGGAAAAACCACAGTATTACCCATAACCGAAATTGTTTCTGAAAATGATTTCTTCGATTATAAAGCGAAGTATGAAGGGGAGTCACAAGAAATTACTCCTGCACGTTTAACTGATTCGCAAAGAAAGAGAGTTGAAGAGGTAGCCAAACGTGTATATGAAATTTTAAACATGCGTGGTTTTTCTCGCTCAGAATATATTTTGGTGAACGATGAGCCACATTTTATAGAAATGAATACTGTTCCAGGGTTGACTGAAGCAAGTATTTTACCACAGCAAGCCAATCATGCAGGTATTTCTTTAACCGAATTATTCGGAAATGCTATTGAAATGGCTTTAAACGATAATATATAATGAAAAGAGCAATTTTTCCTGGGTCTTTTGATCCGATTACTTTAGGACACCTCGATATTATTGAGCGTGGTGTTACCCTTTTTGATGAATTAATCATTGCAATTGGTGTGAATGCAGATAAAAAGTACATGTTTTCTTTAGAAGAACGCAAACGTTTTATCGAAGAGACGTTTAAACACGAACCGAAAATAAAAGTATTGACCTATAGCGGACTTACGGTGAACTTCTGTAAAGAACAAAATGCTCAATTCATTTTAAGAGGTTTACGCAATCCTGCCGATTTTGAGTTTGAAAAAGCGATTGCACATACCAACAGAAAACTTTCTGAAATAGAAACTGTATTTTTATTAACCTCTTCAGGTAAAAGTTATATTTCTTCTTCTATTGTAAGAGATGTAATTAGAAACGACGGTGACTACACCGGGCTGGTACCAGACGCTGTTAGAATCTAAACTTTTAAATACTATTCTTTTGAAAAAACTATTTGTATTACTTCTACTAATCGCTGTGGCTTGTAAACAAAAACCTGTAAAAAAATCAGTCGATTTTACAACGCTATTTGAAACTTCAAACGGAACAGAAACACCTAAATATGATGAAGTTATTTCTTTTTATACAGATTTAGCCGAAGTATATCCTGAAATTTCTTTGTTTGAAATAGGGAGTACAGATATTGGTAAACCATTGCATTTAGTTGTTTTCAATACAGATGGAAAAACGAATCTTAAAGAGCTTCAAGATTCTTCTAAAAATAAGGTTTTAATCAACAATGGTATCCATCCAGGAGAGTCTGACGGAATTGATGCTTCTATGCTTTTATTAAGAGATATAGTTCAAAACGATTCTTTAAAAAACAGCTACAAGAATTCTTTAATATGCGTGATTCCTGTCTATAATATTGGCGGTGCGCTCAATAGAAACTCCCACACAAGAGCCAACCAAAATGGTCCGAAAGAATACGGCTTTAGAGGAAATGCTCGAAATTATGACCTCAATCGTGACTTTATTAAACAAGACACAAAAAATGCTGCTGCTTTTGCTGAGATTTTTCACACTATAAATCCCGATGTTTTTATTGACAACCATGTAAGTAACGGTGCCGATTATCAATACGCAATTACACATTTATTCACACAACATAACAAGTTAGGAGGAAAATTGGGTACGTTTATAGAAACAACAATGCGCCCTGATATAGAAAAATCTTTGGCACAAAAGAGCATTAGTATCACTCCGTATGTAAACGTTTGGGGAACCACACCTGAAAGCGGATGGTCACAGTTTTTCGATTCTCCTAGATATTCTACAGGTTATACTACGCTATTCAATACCTTAGGGTTAATGGTTGAAACCCACATGCTAAAACCTTATAAAATTAGAGTAGAACAAACCTATGAGTTGTTACTTTCTGTTTTAGACTTTTCCGAAGAAAACAGTAGTAAAATTAAAGAGTTACGAAAAAGAGCTGTAGAAGAGATCATCAGTAAAAAAACATACCCAATTACTTTTGAGGTTGATAGAGATACTCCTAGCACACTTCAATTTAAAGGTTATGAAGGGACTTTTATAGCTAGTAAAGTTACCAATGGAAAACGTTTGTTGTATGACAAAACAAAACCTTATGATAAAAAAATTCCTTACTACAACAATTATCTTCCAATCAAAGAAATTACAATTCCAAAAGCCTATATTTTACAACAAGGATGGCATGATGTTGTAGAGCGATTAAAAAATAATAATATTGAATTTACTCGTATTAAAAAAGACACCGTATTCACTGTAGAAGTTCAACACATCAAAGATTTTGATACTCGAAAAATGGCTTATGAAGGTCATTATTTACATTTCAATACTCAAGTTGCTAGGACAAAAAATCAACAAATTAAATTTTCGAAAGGAGCTATATACATTCCAACAAATCAAACAGGAATACGCTACATTATAGAAACTCTAGAAGCAGAAGCTATTGACTCTTTTTTTAACTGGAATTTTTTTGATACTATTTTACAGCAAAAGGAAGGATATTCTTCGTATGTTTTTGAAGACATTGCCGAAGATTTCTTAAACAAGAACCCTCAAGTAAAGCAAGAATTTTTAGAGAAGTTAACAATAGAAGAAGATTTTGCAAAAAATCCGCAAGCACAATTATATTGGGTTTACAAAAAAACTCCGCATTACGAAGAAACACACAAAAAACTACCTATATACAAGTTATATTAATATTTTTTTAACCTCTTCATAACAATTTCTTACATTTGTTACCGATTAAGAATTTAATCTAAATGGATAAAGGAATCTTAAAATCTGTTTGTGAGCAAAAAAATTTTAACGCAATTTTTAACAAACACTCACAAACTTTAAGAAATTATATGTATTACAAATGTGGCGATATTCAGCAAGCTGAGGATATCGTCCAGGAGGCGTATATAAAATTATGGAATAACTGTGCTAAGGTTGTTTTTGAAAAAGCTAAATCTTACTTGTATACGATAGCTAATAATCATTTTTTAAATGAAATTGCTCATAAAAAAGTGGTAGTGGAATATCAAAAACAAAGTGTTTTTTCTGGAAAAACAGATGAAAGTCCTCAATTTATTTTAGAACAAGAAGAGTTTCATGTAAAGCTAAAACAAGCGATAGCTAACCTACCAGAAAAACAGCGAGAAGTATTCTTACTGAGCAGAATAGATAAAAAAAAGTACAGTGAAATAGCCGATATTGTAGGAATTTCTGTAAAGGCTGTAGAAAAGAGAATGAGTAATGCTTTACTCACTTTGAAAGATAAAATTGGTAAATTGTAAAAAAAATAAAACTTTTAGTAGGGTAATTAGTATTTCACCTGTTTTATATACAAATAGCACGTAATAGAAGAATGAACATAGATTATAAAAATAACACCTTTTTAGCAAGATGGATTGCTAATGATTTATCTGATGAGGAGTTGAAAGAATTTCAACAATCAGAAGATTATCATCAATTCAAAGCTATTAACGATGCTTCTAAACTATTAAAAGCACCTTCTTATAATAAAGAGGCGGCTTTTGATATGATTACTCAAAAGATACAATCGAAAAAAACAGGTAAAAAAGTTATCAAACTGATTCCTGCATGGCTATACGGTGCAGCTGCTTCTATAGCTCTATTAATTAGTTTTTTATATTTTAACGACACTACTACCTTTTCTACAAATTATGGAGAGCAATTAACAGTAAGTTTGCCCGATAACTCTAAAGTTCATTTATCTCCTAACTCTGAGATTACTTACAAAGAAAGAATTTGGAATAAAGAAAGAGCATTGTCTTTAAAAGGAATTGCTTATTTTGAAGTAGAAAAAGGAAAATCTTTTACCGTAAATTCTACTCAAGGAAAAGTAACGGTGCTAGGAACCAAGTTTACCGTAAATACTTCTAAGGATTATTTTGAAGTTATGTGTTATGAGGGCAAGGTAAAAGTTGTCTCAAAAAACAACGAAGAAGTTCTTTTAACTAAAGGAAAAGCCTATAGAAATTATAAAAACTCTAGTGAAAAATGGATATTTAATAATATTGAACCTTCTTGGATAAATGGTGAAAGTTCTTTTAACAATGTGCCTTTAGAACAAGTCGTAAAATCACTAGAAAATCAATTTAACTTAAAATTCGACACCTCAAAAGTAGACGTAAACCAACGGTTCACAGGTACTTTTACGCATGAAAATGTTAATATAGCGTTACAAACTGTTTTTGCTCCTATGAAAATTTCTTATAAATTAGCAAAAAATAGTTTCGTTGTATTGACATATAATAAATGAAGATAAAATTAAGTGTACTTTTTCTATGCTTAGCAATGTCTATTTTTTCTCAGGAAAAAGTAGACATTACTTTTGTTGAAGCCCCCTTGCAAGATGTTTTAAAACAAATGGAAGCAAGTTTTGGGGTAAAATTTTCTTTCAATCCAGAAATTATAAAAGAAAAGAGCTTCTCTTTTACAAAAAAAGAATGTGAATTAGTATATCTTATAAATGAAATTGAGCGAAAAACTCCTTTAATTTTTAATCAAATTAATGAGCGTTATTATTATATAACCAAGAACTCTAATTTCAATCCAAACGAATACAATTTATTAAACGAGGTTCTTGTTACAAATCATATCAAGTCAGGTATTAATAAGAAACGAAATGGTACCATAACCGTTCATCCTAAAGATTTAGGCGTTTTACCTGGCTTAACAGAGCCTGATGTGTTAGAAAGTTTAAAAATTATTCCGGGTGTTCAAAGTCCTGATGAAACTGCTGCTGGTGTGTACATAAGAGGGGGTACCCCAAACCAGAATCTAATTTTGTGGGATGGAATAAAAATGTATTACTCTGGTCATTTTTTCGGAATGATTTCAGCATTCAATCCATATGTAACTGAAGAAATCACGCTCTCTAAAAGCGGTACAAGTGCCAGATACGGAAATAGAGTTTCTGGTGTAATAGATATTAAATCAAACAATGAAATTCCTAAAAAAACTACAGGAAATTTTGGTTTGAACATGACACATGCTGATGCCTATGTAAACATACCTGTTTCTAAAAAAGCATCCTTTTTATTATCAATGAGAAGGTCTTATGCTAATATTATCAAGACACCAACTTTTAATAACATATCTACAAGAGTATTTCAAACATTTGACGTTAATCAAGAAAAAAACATTTTTGGTAATGGAATAAAATTTAACAGAGAAAATAATTTTAATTTTGCTGATTATACGGCAAAACTAAACTTTTCTCTTACTGAAGAAGAGCAATTGTCTCTAAGTTTTTTATATACAAAAAACAAATTGTTTAATAGTTTTGAAATTCCTGATTATAAAGATTTTTATACTGACGATTTGAGTATTAAAAATGCTGGTTTTGGGATACAGTGGACAAAAAAGGTGTCGGAAAGGCTAACACATCACATAAAGGGATACTTTTCAAGTTTTAAACTAAATTATACCGGAAAATACAATTATATAGATAACTTTCTTATTTTCTTCTCATCAAAAAACAACTTAATTAACGATGTAGGTGTATCTTATAATTTTAACTATGAGTTAAACGACAAGGCTAGTATTTTTGCTGGATATGACTTTACTTCTACAGAATCTGAATATGAACTAAAATATTTATACGATATTCAAAACCAAAATGTTTTTAATTCGCTAGAAGAAAATAATGGCAACAATAATACTAGCTCTCTTTTTGGGGAGTTTATATATGATAATGACAACTGGAATATAAATTTAGGAACTCGTCTTAATTACTTTTCTAAGATTGATAAATATGTAATAGAACCAAGGTTGTATCTTGAAAAAAAAATTACGCAGCATTTAAGAGCCAAAGCATCTTTCGAGCAAAAACACCAAACCTTAGTTCAAATAATAGAATTTCAAACAGCTAGCCTAGGGTTTGATTTAGAAAATCAATTATGGACACAAGTAAATAACGATAATGTTCCTCTACAAAAAAGTTTACAGGTTTCTTCTGGAATTCTTTTTAACAAAGATAACTGGAGTATTGATATCGAACCTTATTATAAAAAGGTTAGTGGTATGACTTCACTAACTAGCGGTTACAATGATCAATCAAATGATTTTTCTAATGGTGAAGGAAAAATATATGGGGTTGATGTTTTGGTACATAAAAAATTCAACAATTACAGAACATGGATTAACTATTCTTACACCAAAAATAGGTTTAAGTTTTTAGATTTAGAGAATACATTCTTTCCTGCAAACCACGATATAACCAACTATTTTTCTTGGTCTCAAGCGTACAAATTGAATAATTACGAATTTTCATTGGGTTGGATTCTAAGAACTGGAAATCCATATACGGAAATTAATGAATTTGTAACTGATGAAAATGGCCAAAACCCTATTATTTACTTAGATTGGGAAAATATCAATGCTTTAAGACTTCCTAGATATAGTAGGTTTGATGCCTCTGTAACCTATTCTTTTAACCTTTCTGACAAATGGAAAAGTAAAATCGGTTTTTCTTTGTTAAATATTTTTGACAGAAAAAACATACTAAATAGAACCTACAACACAGTTCCTTTTATAAATTCTCAAAACAACTTAAAGTATCAATTAAAAGAAGTAGATAAAGTTTCGTTAGGTATAACCCCTAACTTTGTTTTTAGAGTTAGTTTTTAGTCGCAGGGCGGATAGCCAAGGGTTTTAATCTCCAAGACTTACCTCGAAACTCTTAAATAGCTTTTTTGTATACCCAGTATGCTCTCATCGTGTAGTTTATTAAAAAAGACTTTACTTTCGATGTAAAGCCTTTTTTAAGTTTAGTAGTTTCTATACTGTTTTGTTTCTTCAAAAACGTGTTCTAAAATTTGCTTTTCTCTTTCATCAAATTCAATACCTCTTCTTTGCATTACAACCTCTGCAACTTCAAAAACTTTATTGGTTTTATATTCTGTAAAGCCAGAAGCTCCGCCCCAACTGTATGAAGGAACAAAATTTCTAGGAAATCCACTTCCAAAAATATTCGCTGACACCCCCACTACGGTTCCTGTATTGAACATCGTATTAATTCCGCATTTAGAATGGTCTCCCATCATTAAACCACAAAATTGCAATCCTGTTTTGGCAAAACGTCCTGTTTCGTAATTCCATAGTTTTACTTCAGCATAGTTATTTTTAAGGTTTGAATTGTTGCTATCTGCTCCTATATTACACCATTCTCCAAGCACCGAATTTCCTAAAAAACCATCGTGTCCTTTGTTAGAATATCCAAACAACACCGAATTGTTTACCTCCCCTCCTACCTTACAGTAAGGCCCAAAAGTGGTTGCTCCATATATTTTAGCTCCTAATTTTAACACCGAATGTGCGCACATAGCCAAAGCACCACGTACTACTACGCCTTCCATAATTTCGGCATTCTTTCCTATATAAATGGGTCCTGTAGCGGCATTCAAAGTGGCAAAAGTCAATTTAGCTCCTTTTTCAACAAAAATGTCATTTCTATTTACACAATTTACAGTTTCAGGGATGGGTGCTGATTTTCTTCCTTCAGTAATTAAATCAAAGTCTGCACGAATAGCCTTATCGTTTGATGAAAAAATATCCCATGTATTTTTAATTTGAATAATATCATCTTCAAATTCAAGAGCTTCATAAGATGAAAAATCAACTTCATCTTGTGTATCTTTAGTATAAAAAGCAATGACATCTTCCCCTTTAAAAATTGCCTGATTGGCTTGTAGGTTTTTCACCATTTCAACCAACGGTTTTGTAGGCAAGAAAGAAGCATTTAACAATATATTTTCTTCCATTTCAACCATAGGATATTTTTCTTCTAAATACGCTTCTGTTATAGTCGTCGTAGTTAGCCCTAAATATTTTTCCCATTTTTCCCTAATCGTTAAAATCCCTACTCTAATATCTGCTACTGGTCGTGTATAGGTAAATGGCAACAAAGCTGTTCGAACATCACCATCAAATAAAATATAATTCATTTTAATCGTTTTTTGAAGTAACGCAAACTTACTACTTTCAATTCATTTTACAAGTCAAAATATAAACCTTACTTTTGTAAAGTAACATTGTTCAACATTTTAATTATGAGAAAAATTCTAGGACTAGTTTTATTAGGTATTGCACTTATAGCTACCTTATACTACGCATTTGTTTATTTTGTTCCTTATAGTGAAGGGGTTCGCTCTGGCGAACTTATAAAAATTAGCCACAAAGGTGTGATTATAAAAACTTGGGAAGGAGAAATTAGTCAGGGAATTTCTGGTGCTCAAATTTTCTCTTTTTCGGTAGAAGAAAGTGAAAAAGAGGTTATTAATAAGCTCCAAGAATATCAAGGCAGGTATGTTAAAGTTGCTTACAAAGAACGTTACGGAAAAATTTTCTGGCTAGGAGACACTAAATATTTTATTACCAACGTTCAAGAGGAGCAGTCTCCTCATTTTAGGGGAAATGAACAATAAGGAGTATAAAAATATAGAAGATACTCACATTACCATTTCAGAGTTAATGTTGCCTTCGCATGCCAATTTTAGTGGTAAAATTCATGGTGGGTACATTTTAAAGTTAATGGATCAAATTGCTTTTGCTTGTGCTTCTAAACACTCGGGTACCTATTGCGTAACTGCTTCTGTTGATACGGTTAATTTTATTAATCCTATCGAAGTGGGTAAACTAGTTACTATGAAAGCTTCTATTAACTACGTAGGAAAAACCTCGATGGTAATTGGTATAAGAGTAGAAGCTCAAAATATTCAAACAGGAGAAACCAAACATTGCAATTCTTCTTACTTCACTATGGTGGCTAAAAATGATAATGGTGAGAATGCTAGAGTTCCAGGAATTATCATTAATAGCCAAAATGAAATGCGCCGCTTTTTAGAAGCGATTCATAGAATAAAGATGAAAAAAAATAGGCAAGAAAAGTTTGATATTGACAATTTCAAGCCTGAAAATCATCTTGATGAGTTAAGAAACTACAACGTAAAGATTAATTTGTAATCGTGTTTTAAATCATATTCAGTAAACAGAGCATCTACATGATGACCATTATTCAACAAACTGACAATTGCGGTTTTAAATTCTTTATCAAATCCAACTCTAGACATAATGTTTAGTTTATGCAAAAATCTCTATTTAATCTCTACCAACAAAAGTAGTTGTTCCACGTTTAATTTCCATACTAACCATAGCCGAGACGTTGTGCTCAATTAAAATCAATATCAATTTATTTTTATCATTTTAAAATAAAAATTTATTGTTTTTCAATAATTTTTTTATATTTATTGTAAATAATAACTATTTTGATTTATGGACACACCTAAAACCTTATTCTCGACACTAAATGCTTTTATTTTTTTAATTATAATAGCAATTTCATTTGGATTGATGCTAACAATCTTATCAGCATTTGGGACTATTCCAGATAGCATGTTTAAAAGTGAAGTATCTTTTCCGGAATTAGATTGGGTAGTTTATCTATTTATGACATTGAACTTAATAGTTTATGGGGTATTTGTTTATGGCCTTTTCAAGCTGAGAAAGGTATCAAAGTTATTTTTAAATGGTACTTTTTACGATTTAGAATTGGGTAAGAATTGTAGTTTAGCTGGTAAATCCTTTATTTTATCAGGAGTATTTTGGTGTCTTTTCGATGGGCTTAGTTCTATTTATTTCAAAAATGAATTTTCAATAGGAGTAAGCGATAAGACATTTATTTATCTTTTCTTTATTGTTATGGGCTTATTCTTAATGCTTACAAGCAAATTATTTGACAGAGCTTTGGAACTGAAGAAGGAAAACGATTTAACTATTTAATTATGGCCATAATCGTAAATTTAGATATAATGCTTGCAAAACGTAAAGTAAAAAGCAAAGAACTTGCTGAGGCAATTGGAATTACACAGGCGAACTTATCTATTTTGAAATCAGGAAAAGCAAAAGCAATTAGATTTACAACACTTTCTGCTATTTGTAAGGAATTGAATTGCCAGCCAAGTGATATTTTAGAATATAAAGAATAAAAACATTATTTTAATATATATAAATGAGCACAATACGAGCTATAAACAATGCTCTTTTTAGTTTTTTAGAAAGCTACTTTTATATTCAATTTTTCGTGCTTTCATCAAATAACAAGAATTAAGACGCCGCACTGCTTTTAGCTCGAAGACATTACTCACAATTAGAAACAAACGAAAAAAAACAATGATTACAGGACTATATGAAACCCATTTATTTGTTGCAAATCTTGAGCTTTCGATTGAATTTTATAAAAATATTTTAGGCCTTGAACAATGCTATTTTGAAGAAGAAAGGCGAGCAGCCTTTTTTTGGATTGGCGAACCAAAGGAATCAATGTTAGGCCTTTGGGAAAAGCCTAAATCTGAAATTGACAGAAGACATTTTGCGTTTAAGTGTGATAAAAATTTTATAATTAATGAAGCGACAGCATTTTTAAAAGAACACGGACTAAATCCATTTAACTTTTTGAATGACGGAACTGACCAACCAATGGTATTTGCTTGGGTGCCTGCAATTGCAATTTATTTTGACGACCCAGACGGACATCATTTAGAATTTATTTCGGTATTAGACGGAAAAGGAAAGCCAGAAAATGGAATAATCTCGTATGAACGATGGCTGGAATTGGAAACAAAAGAAAAATAACGTCACAAAATAACGTATATAGGCTTCCCAAAAAAATGGGAAGTTTACATGGATTTTGAATTTAGACAATGGCTGGGGAAGATTTTTTCTATATTTGAAAAAAGAACAGGAAGGTCAATTTGTTAAGGTTTTAATGAATAAATTAAAAAAATTATCGCTTTAAAAGCGACGAACCAGCTCTATAGAATATGTTGCAAAAACCATTTTTAACATCCATACCCAAAACAAACTACAAAATGGGGAGATTGTGGATATTCGGGATTTTTAAACCATGAAGTTAAAATTCAGAAAAGCTTTGATGCTTTTAACTATCTGCTTTACATTATATTTTTCATATAGTAACTACAGAATTAATGGTACATGGGTAAAATCATCTGAAAAACGGACCGAAGGAGTGTCTATTATTGATTTCAGCTTTTTTGAAAGAAGTGAATACTACCCTAGTTCTTTTGGTAATAATATAATAGACCAAACTACCATTAGTTTTGGTAAAATTATTTTTTTATTTAATACTGATACCCTGAACTATCGAAATACTATATCTATTAAGCAAATCGACGGAGATAGCATCGTTTTTGATAATTTCCCATACTACGAAACCTCTACATATAAAAAAATACCAGATTATTTAAAACAAAAAAGAATTGTAAAATTATACGATAAGCTTTACAAATTAAAGTATAGATATAAAGATTCTACCTATATAGACACTGTATTCTTCTCTAGAAAATACTTCCTAAACAAAGCGAAACTAAAAGCTAATGATTGGAGAGTAAGTAAATATGAAACTTTCAATATTAATGATTTTAAAATAATCTTGTTTGATTTAAACTCATACGCCATATTGAGAGAAGAAAATAATGAATTATTCTTTTACCAATTAGGAAGAAAGAAAAGAGAGCTAAGAAAAGTTAATCTACAAAAAATTCCTCTTAATAATTTGAAAAGTGAAATAAATAAAGCTATTAAAGATTATGAAAAACAAAGCCCTAATAAGCATCCACATCAATAATAAAACGGATGGGTCTAAAATCTTTGACTGCTTCAAAGGTATTTTTAATTTTTTGTAGTTGCTCTTTGGTTTTTCCTAAGGATTGTTTGGGTGGTATTTTAATCACCAAATTTTTAATATACTGATTTCGAATACGAGCAACCGCAGGTGCCGAAGGTCCTAGTACATTGTCGTGAAATACATTTTGCAAGGCTTTTGCCAACCAGTTGATGCCGTTCTCAACACGTGTATAATCTTTGTGTTTTAGGGTGATTTTTATCAAACGATAGTAGGGCGGATACTGAAATTGCCATCGGTCTTGTAGCTGTTCTTGATACATTTCGATGTAGTTATTTGTAGACACCTGCTGTAAAATTTGATGGTACGGATTGTAGGTTTGTATGGCTACATTCCCTTGTTTTTTGGTACGTCCTGCCCTACCCGATACCTGCACCATTAACTGAAAAGCACGTTCGTGCGCTCTAAAATCGGGGAAGTTGAGCATCGCGTCGGCACTCATAATACCTACCAACGACACATTGTCAAAATCCAATCCTTTAGAAAGCATTTGTGTTCCTACCAAAATATCAATCTCTTGGGCTTCAAAAGCACCAATGATTTTTTGATAGCCATATTTACCTCGGGTAGTATCTAAATCCATTCGCCCAATGGCATGATTCGGAAAGAGTTCTTTGAGCTCTAATTCAATTTGTTCCGTTCCAAAACCCTTGGTGTCTAAGGTCGTACTTCCGCAAGCGCCACAACTACTCGGCATCGCACGTTGGTAATGACAATAGTGACATTTTAACTCTCTGCGCAATTTGTGATAGGTTAAACTTACATCGCAATTCGGGCAATGCGGAGACACGCCACAAGTGGTACACTCTACTACAGGAGAATATCCGCGTCTGTTTTGAAACAAAATTACCTGTTCTTTTTCGTCCAGCGCTTCGGTAATCATTTGTAGCAAGCGGTCGGAAAAATGCCCTTTCATTTCCTTTTTTCGATGCTTTTCTTTAAGGTCGATCAATTCGATTTTAGGCAATTGAATGTTTCCGAAACGACGGGTTAACTCTACAAATCCGTATTTATTTTGTTGTGCATTAAAATAGCTTTCTATAGAAGGAGTGGCAGAACCCAACAGTACCTTTGCTTGGTGTAAATGCCCTAAAACTACCGCAGCATCACGGGCGTTGTAACGAGGCGACGGTTCAAATTGTTTGTACGAAGTTTCGTGTTCTTCATCTACTACAATCAACCCAAGATTAGAAAAAGGCAAGAAAACAGCAGAACGAGCACCTAAAAGAATCTGCGCTTTGGGTTTGTTTTCCAACACGTTATTCCACACCTCTACCCGTTCGTTCATCGAATATTTAGAATGAAAAACAGAAACAAAATTGCCAAAATAATTTTGCAAACGTGTAATGATTTGCGTCGTTAAGGCTATTTCTGGTAATAAAAACAAGACTTGCTTTCCTTCAGCAATTACTTCTTTTATCAGTTTTACATAAATCTCGGTTTTCCCAGAACCTGTAACACCGTGTAATAAGCTTACTTGCTGAGTTTCAAAAGAGCTTTTCAGTTGGGTAAACGCTTCTTGTTGAAAGGCATTGAGTTCTTTTATCTGATTCGTTTCTCCTTGGTAATTGATTCGGTCGGTTTGAATCTGATAGAATTCAAAAATATCTTTATCCACCAATGCTTTTAAAACTGCAGAAGAAGTGCCCGATTTCTGTTCTAACTCTTTTGCCTTGATGGGCTTTTTAGCCGCAGCTAATTGAAAATACGTCAAAATAGCCTCTCGTTGTTTTTTAGCTCTCGAAAGTTCGTCTAGCAATGTGTGCAAACCTTCATCGGTGGTGTAATTGCTATGCAACCGCACATATTTTACCAACTTTGGTTTGTACGTTTCATAAATTTCTTCTTTGATGTAAATCGCACTTTTCTCAATCAACCCATTAATAATAGGCAGCACGGTTTTCTTTCCTAAGATATCTGAAACTTGATGAATCGTTAACTGCGAATGGTGCTGTAAAGCTTCAAAAATTAAGAATTCTTCATCGGCTAACAAGGTTTCTTCTGTAAACGCCTCATTCTTGTAAATAATCGTTTCACTTTCTAACAAAAACGCTGAAGGTAAGGCTGCTCTGTAAACATC
It includes:
- the coaD gene encoding pantetheine-phosphate adenylyltransferase; the encoded protein is MKRAIFPGSFDPITLGHLDIIERGVTLFDELIIAIGVNADKKYMFSLEERKRFIEETFKHEPKIKVLTYSGLTVNFCKEQNAQFILRGLRNPADFEFEKAIAHTNRKLSEIETVFLLTSSGKSYISSSIVRDVIRNDGDYTGLVPDAVRI
- a CDS encoding M14 family metallopeptidase; this encodes MKKLFVLLLLIAVACKQKPVKKSVDFTTLFETSNGTETPKYDEVISFYTDLAEVYPEISLFEIGSTDIGKPLHLVVFNTDGKTNLKELQDSSKNKVLINNGIHPGESDGIDASMLLLRDIVQNDSLKNSYKNSLICVIPVYNIGGALNRNSHTRANQNGPKEYGFRGNARNYDLNRDFIKQDTKNAAAFAEIFHTINPDVFIDNHVSNGADYQYAITHLFTQHNKLGGKLGTFIETTMRPDIEKSLAQKSISITPYVNVWGTTPESGWSQFFDSPRYSTGYTTLFNTLGLMVETHMLKPYKIRVEQTYELLLSVLDFSEENSSKIKELRKRAVEEIISKKTYPITFEVDRDTPSTLQFKGYEGTFIASKVTNGKRLLYDKTKPYDKKIPYYNNYLPIKEITIPKAYILQQGWHDVVERLKNNNIEFTRIKKDTVFTVEVQHIKDFDTRKMAYEGHYLHFNTQVARTKNQQIKFSKGAIYIPTNQTGIRYIIETLEAEAIDSFFNWNFFDTILQQKEGYSSYVFEDIAEDFLNKNPQVKQEFLEKLTIEEDFAKNPQAQLYWVYKKTPHYEETHKKLPIYKLY
- a CDS encoding RNA polymerase sigma factor produces the protein MDKGILKSVCEQKNFNAIFNKHSQTLRNYMYYKCGDIQQAEDIVQEAYIKLWNNCAKVVFEKAKSYLYTIANNHFLNEIAHKKVVVEYQKQSVFSGKTDESPQFILEQEEFHVKLKQAIANLPEKQREVFLLSRIDKKKYSEIADIVGISVKAVEKRMSNALLTLKDKIGKL
- a CDS encoding FecR family protein produces the protein MNIDYKNNTFLARWIANDLSDEELKEFQQSEDYHQFKAINDASKLLKAPSYNKEAAFDMITQKIQSKKTGKKVIKLIPAWLYGAAASIALLISFLYFNDTTTFSTNYGEQLTVSLPDNSKVHLSPNSEITYKERIWNKERALSLKGIAYFEVEKGKSFTVNSTQGKVTVLGTKFTVNTSKDYFEVMCYEGKVKVVSKNNEEVLLTKGKAYRNYKNSSEKWIFNNIEPSWINGESSFNNVPLEQVVKSLENQFNLKFDTSKVDVNQRFTGTFTHENVNIALQTVFAPMKISYKLAKNSFVVLTYNK
- a CDS encoding TonB-dependent receptor plug domain-containing protein encodes the protein MKIKLSVLFLCLAMSIFSQEKVDITFVEAPLQDVLKQMEASFGVKFSFNPEIIKEKSFSFTKKECELVYLINEIERKTPLIFNQINERYYYITKNSNFNPNEYNLLNEVLVTNHIKSGINKKRNGTITVHPKDLGVLPGLTEPDVLESLKIIPGVQSPDETAAGVYIRGGTPNQNLILWDGIKMYYSGHFFGMISAFNPYVTEEITLSKSGTSARYGNRVSGVIDIKSNNEIPKKTTGNFGLNMTHADAYVNIPVSKKASFLLSMRRSYANIIKTPTFNNISTRVFQTFDVNQEKNIFGNGIKFNRENNFNFADYTAKLNFSLTEEEQLSLSFLYTKNKLFNSFEIPDYKDFYTDDLSIKNAGFGIQWTKKVSERLTHHIKGYFSSFKLNYTGKYNYIDNFLIFFSSKNNLINDVGVSYNFNYELNDKASIFAGYDFTSTESEYELKYLYDIQNQNVFNSLEENNGNNNTSSLFGEFIYDNDNWNINLGTRLNYFSKIDKYVIEPRLYLEKKITQHLRAKASFEQKHQTLVQIIEFQTASLGFDLENQLWTQVNNDNVPLQKSLQVSSGILFNKDNWSIDIEPYYKKVSGMTSLTSGYNDQSNDFSNGEGKIYGVDVLVHKKFNNYRTWINYSYTKNRFKFLDLENTFFPANHDITNYFSWSQAYKLNNYEFSLGWILRTGNPYTEINEFVTDENGQNPIIYLDWENINALRLPRYSRFDASVTYSFNLSDKWKSKIGFSLLNIFDRKNILNRTYNTVPFINSQNNLKYQLKEVDKVSLGITPNFVFRVSF